Below is a window of Rariglobus hedericola DNA.
GTCGGGGTGGACAAGCCAGCCCTGAGGCACGCCACGCGCGTGCATCCACGCACGGAAGCTTGGATACTTCGGCTTTCGACTTTCCTCGGGCTTTGGAAACGGCCACATGTTTTGATTCTGCCTAACGCTTTAGATCAGACATTTCGTGCGGTGGCACACAAAGCGGCTCCGCCGCGACTGTGCCACTGCACGAAATTGTCTGTAACGCCTGGTTCGGCTCCGTGGTTTTTGTTTCTGGCTCCAGAGATATTCATGCGCGTGGGTTCGATTTTCTTCAGGCTGATATTTTCTTTTCGTATCTACAGCTTCGCCCCGTCGCTTCCGTATATCAGCGACATGGTTTTATTTTTTCGGGCTGATGGTTTCCACGTAACCTCGGTCTTATATTGCCGAACGTTCCGGGTCAGACATGCGGACCCTGTGCTATCGCATTCATGGGGAGCTTAAACCGCATTGTCTGTAGCCGCTGGTTGGGCTCCGTTTTTTATCTTCCGATAATCATCGATATACACAGTGGTCCGCTTCGCAGTTCCGGTGATGTGAATACTTCCATCGTCCCGGTCAACGATCAGGGGTGCATTTCCGCCGAGTGCATGCCGAATATCCCCTGTCTCGTGATACTCGCGTGACGTCCAGTAAAACACCCAGCCGAAGTCATGCTCTTCGGTCAGGGCGTCGAGGATCATGAGATGGGTCGGGGCTTTTTCGGCGTGCCCTGGTAGTGCACTCCCAAAGGCGTTCATATCCCTCTCGGCCTTCCCCAGCCAGTCTACTGCCAGTTGATTCGCTTTAGCTGTGGTGATCATTATTTTTGCCCAACGCTTTAGATCAGACATGCGGTTTGCTGGCGCGACGGGTGCGAAGCAGCCGGCGTGACAGCCATAGTCGTTGTCTCTGGCGACTGGTTCGGCTCCGTGGTTTTCATTTTTAGGAGACCCAAAAGCGGCGGGAGTCGGGATTTGCCTGAATCCACTTTCCGTTCTGTTTCTTCAAATCAAAATAATTTCCGCCACCATCTAATGGGCCGCGAACCACACCAGTCATAATCTCAACTTCCCCTGGTGATTTGAATTTAATACTCATGATGGGGTATTTACTATCCAGCGACTTGGCCGCCACTGTAATAGCTTCGATTTCGTTCTTCTGAAAGTCGGAGAGCTGGCCTGTGATATGTAATCCTTCTACTTGAATGCCATACTTCTCTGGCGTGCTGGCGTCAGCCAGCAATTTTCCGCAATAGCCTATAATAATACCTAGGACCAAGAGCGAGAACTGGAATATGGTGCGCTTCATTTTTATTTTTTGCCGAACGCTTTAGATCAGACATGCGGTTTGCTGGCGCGACGGGTGCGAAGCAGCCGGCGTGACAGCAAACTGCATTGTCTGTAACGACTGGTTGGGCTCCGTTTTCTTCATCCGGTTCAAGTGACTCGACGGGCTAGTGGCTTAAGGCCCAAACGGTAAACTAGATAAGCGACCACAATAGATACTGCGATATGAGCTGGTCCCATCATCTTTTCCAATTCCGTGGATTGTGTGAGTCGTGCCAGACAAGCCCAGATAATAACCGAGGTGTTTACGGCTAACGAAAGCGCATTTTTCATATCGGGGGTTCTGAAGTAGGATAAAGCAGTCCAGATCAGGCCGACAGCAATGATCGCCATGATGATCACCATGCCAAAAAGATATAGATGGGCGTCTTCTTCGGAATGCCTAGCAAGCGAGAAGCCTAAAACTACAATTCCAAACGCTAGTAGCAGTCCGACAATGCCATTGATTGCCGCTATTCCACGATAGACCGATGCAGGTTTCATATTTTTGCCCAACGTTTGAGGTCAGACACGAATCGCGCTGGCGCGGAATGTGCGGCTCGGCGCACATTCCGTGACAGTGCGGTTCGTTGTCTGTAGTGACTGGTTGGGCTCCGTTTTCATTTCTTAAAGATGAATACGCCTGAAACTAGGATTCCTATAAATGCCATGATCGGAATCAGTGCCAATGGTGAATTTCCGCCGCCGCCACCGGCCGACATCGACGCGCCAATCGCGAATGGAACGTAGATCGCTGCCGACATAGCGAGAATGACAGCCGCTATGAAGATGAAGAATGCAATACGGCCGCCGAAGCCGTAGCTTTTCCGTTCTTTTTTGTTCATAGCGTCCAGCGTGCTTTGGACGCTAGCCGGAATTTGGTCACTGGGATTCACGGGGTTTATTTGCCCAACGCTTTAGATCAGACATTTCGTGCGGTGGCACACAAAGCGGCTCCGCCGCGACTGTGCCACTGCACGAAATTGTCTGTAACGACTGGTTCGGCTCCGTGGTTTTTATTTCTGGCTCCAGAGATATTCATGCGCGTGGGTTCGATTTCTTTTCGGGCTCTGTCCAGTCGGGACGCAGTCCAGAAACATGCTCTTTTCGCACCATAGTCAGTGAAGGCTCCCAACCCGCTTCCGCTTCGATCTCGCCTATACAGCCCCAACAATCGCCGCCACAATCTCCCGAAAGCGGGTCCAATGGATCGTTTAACGTGCGTCCGCAAATTGAGCATTTCATATAACCATTCGGTAATTCATCCGCTGTATTTCTTTGCCGAACGCTTTAGATCAGACATGCGGTTTGCTGGCGCGACGGGTGCGAAGCAGCCGGCGTGACAGCAAACTGCATTGTCTGTAACGACTTGTTAGGCTCAGTTTTCATTTCTGTGCCTTCAGGGCTTCGGCTTTCTTCCAGAATATTTCTGCCTGCTTCTCATCATTTAGATGAACATCATAGTAATGTCCCAGTTCTTCCCATCCGTCCGGACAATCAGGCTCTACCGTAATGGCTTGCCGATAGGTGCCAAGAGCATCTTCTAATTCATATCCGCTATCAACGGGTCCGAGCTGAATCATCGCACCTTTGATGCACCAAAGTTTGGCTGAAAGCGGATAGCACCGAATTGCCTCTTCGGCTAAGGCGAACATCGCAGGCGTCGTCTCGATCTCCTTATCTCGGGCTCGCAGCTTCACAATGTAGTCGTCGAGGGTCATTTTATTTCTGCCTAACGCTTTAGATCAGACATGACCACAGCTGGCGCGGCGGGTGCGAAGCAGCCGACGTGACAGCTGTGGTCATTGTCTGTAACGACTGGTTCGGCTCCGTGGTTTTCATTGATCGGCTGTGAAAAGCACAAAACGCCCAGCACTGGCTGCCTTCTGGTAAAGTGTCACTACGCCTGTAAACCAATCCCATGTATATTCAAAATCCTCATCGGACTTCTGGCATCCATACTTACCTTCATCCATAGAATCATATTTCTTTCTGAATTCTTCTTTCGTAATTTTCGGTAGTGCGGTGGCCAATGCTTTCACTTGGTCGAGTGTCTTCAGTGACATAATGTAATCACCTTCCGCGTAAATAGGCTCTCCTCCGATTACGGTAAACCTTAGCGGTTCGGGACCATCATAATAACTCAATTCGCCGTCCGCCAATAGGCGGTGCATCGCATCCCAAGCCTTATCTGTCTGGGCGCAAAAATCTGCATTTTCATCCATATATGTCTCTTCGATCTCTTCTTGGAGATATTCGAGACGCTCTGAATCGTCCGTGAACGATTTCAGGGTTTTGACTTCTTCAGCGGTCAATGCGAAGTGAACTCCGAGGCAGGACATAGGTTTTGTTATTTTTTGCCGAACGCTTTAGATCAGACATGCGGTTTGCTGGCGCGACGGGTGCGAAGCAGCCGGCGTGACAGCAAACTGCATTGTCTGTAACGACTTGTTAGGCTCCGTTTTCATTTTTATGGAGTAAGCAAAGAATGGCTCGGATGAGCGAATAAAGGATGCCGCTGATGAGGAGCAGCAGGATAAAGACTGAAAAATTTCGTGCGATAAACTCTTCGGTCGCCGATCCCTTCTTGTCGATATCCGGCCCTCCGATTGCGAAGAATAATAGCAGACAAATATAGCAAACGAGACCTGACGCAATTGGGCCTCCGACTAACCAAAAGACGGCTCGCCAGCCTTTTGAGATGTTTTGTAACCCTAGTAATCTGAGATCTTCCGATATCATATTTTGCCTAACGTTAAAAGTCAGACATTTCGAGGGCTGGCCCACAAAGCGGCTCAGCCGCGACTGGGACAGTCCTCGAAATTGTCTGTAGTGACTGGTTGGGCTCCGTTTTCATAGGCTGTCGGTAGTCTTCCATATCCAGATTCCAATCAACCGTCTGTCGCTATCGAATCCCCAAAATGCTGACGTATTAGTGGTTCCAATCGGAAAATGGCAATAATCGCCAAGTGACGCCTGAATATGAGA
It encodes the following:
- a CDS encoding YrhB domain-containing protein → MSDLKRWAKIMITTAKANQLAVDWLGKAERDMNAFGSALPGHAEKAPTHLMILDALTEEHDFGWVFYWTSREYHETGDIRHALGGNAPLIVDRDDGSIHITGTAKRTTVYIDDYRKIKNGAQPAATDNAV
- a CDS encoding YfbM family protein, producing MSCLGVHFALTAEEVKTLKSFTDDSERLEYLQEEIEETYMDENADFCAQTDKAWDAMHRLLADGELSYYDGPEPLRFTVIGGEPIYAEGDYIMSLKTLDQVKALATALPKITKEEFRKKYDSMDEGKYGCQKSDEDFEYTWDWFTGVVTLYQKAASAGRFVLFTADQ